One segment of Aquimarina sp. BL5 DNA contains the following:
- the ytxJ gene encoding bacillithiol system redox-active protein YtxJ — protein MGLFGKIFGSEGKEPKEEKQALPWQELKSLEQLDQIADASSTKTQAIFKHSTRCGISRMVIKNFESSFDITENQIDLYYLDLLNYRDISSEISAKFQVYHESPQFIVIRNGVAVHHASHSAITPQVLHQFV, from the coding sequence ATGGGATTATTTGGAAAAATATTTGGATCAGAAGGCAAAGAACCTAAAGAAGAAAAACAGGCATTGCCTTGGCAAGAACTAAAATCTTTGGAGCAATTAGACCAAATTGCTGATGCTTCGAGTACTAAAACTCAGGCAATATTTAAGCATTCTACAAGATGTGGAATAAGTAGAATGGTGATCAAAAATTTTGAAAGTAGTTTTGATATTACAGAAAATCAAATAGATCTTTATTATCTTGATTTGTTAAATTATCGAGATATTTCCTCAGAAATATCTGCAAAATTTCAGGTATACCATGAATCTCCACAGTTTATTGTGATTCGTAATGGGGTAGCCGTTCATCATGCATCGCACAGCGCAATTACTCCTCAGGTTTTGCATCAGTTTGTTTAA
- a CDS encoding carbohydrate-binding protein, producing MIFLKQFSRVLMLTALCICGNVFAKDIYVSKTGNDNNSGSIDEPYLTINKAASVAVAGDVVYIREGTYEETLRPANSGTAGNPIIFQSYVGEKVIITAMEALSGWSQDGGAIYKTTVDWDLGQENFVLNGSVALDLARWPNNEDGKPFTLNSKRNDGGSAGNVINNAFLTSSEIPAIDWTGGSVFFYGDKPGSGWIAWKAFITSSTSGRVNFALDKNPNWIRTFHAPADGGDFYLEGVKAALDYQNEWWFDKNTKELFVQLPNGTAPQDGVVSMRKREITIDLNGRSYIEVRNLAVFGGAIELKTNSNNNVLYGISSFYGNHTQGIFRGFNAGKPSVEVNGTRNSIEKCEIAFSAATGVRLGGSFNELKNNYIHDFNYLGSYDAPLVARGGTDNKILRNTIFNGGRDGINYNGNRCEIAYNDVYKSNLIADDCGTFYTVGGPQNTEIHHNWFHDTASRGSKRKAAGIYLDNDAEAFSVHHNVVWNTEWAGVQINWDGKDIDVFNNTFYNNSDEMGAWHKEGTSFTNVKVWNNLGFKGEWEPQSDKQNNLITDPSSFENPTTGNFYLEDGSSPIDQGRVITGITDGFIGANPDVGAYENGGERWVAGILWDPALGPTGSGCYGLPGETCESCTTPSTWYADVDSDGLGDLNNPQSACTQPSGYVINADDACPVDNLNTCTIVHELPGVIQAEEYTLQQGVQREDTADTGGGMNIGYIENEDYTEYQSSIEATGTYTISLRVASASQGGTITILSNGTSLGNINVTNTGGWQTWQTINTSINLTSGTQNIRLVYSGGTGFLFNLNSIEFSLSTLSIDDFNKDQVNIYPNPVQNSLFIKGLKTNQEFSIIDITGRVVKQFHTSDNQEEINVSELIRGLYLLRDKATNFSYKFVKN from the coding sequence ATGATTTTTTTAAAGCAATTTTCAAGAGTATTGATGCTCACGGCGTTATGTATATGTGGAAACGTCTTTGCGAAAGACATTTATGTATCAAAAACAGGAAATGATAATAATTCCGGTTCTATCGATGAACCATACCTTACCATAAATAAAGCAGCATCCGTTGCAGTGGCAGGTGATGTTGTATATATTAGAGAAGGAACGTATGAAGAAACATTACGTCCTGCGAATTCTGGAACTGCAGGAAACCCTATAATCTTCCAATCTTATGTGGGAGAGAAGGTAATTATTACAGCAATGGAAGCCTTGTCTGGTTGGTCTCAGGATGGCGGAGCTATATACAAGACAACGGTAGATTGGGATTTGGGACAAGAAAACTTTGTTTTAAACGGTAGTGTTGCTTTAGATTTAGCTCGCTGGCCTAATAATGAGGACGGAAAGCCATTTACTTTGAATTCGAAACGTAATGATGGAGGTAGTGCGGGTAATGTTATAAATAATGCTTTTCTAACTTCTTCAGAAATTCCTGCTATTGATTGGACCGGTGGTTCGGTCTTCTTTTATGGGGATAAACCAGGTTCGGGTTGGATTGCTTGGAAAGCTTTTATAACTAGCAGCACATCTGGAAGAGTTAATTTTGCGCTAGACAAAAATCCAAATTGGATCAGAACGTTTCACGCTCCTGCAGATGGAGGAGATTTTTATCTAGAAGGTGTTAAAGCAGCTTTGGATTATCAAAACGAATGGTGGTTTGATAAGAATACAAAAGAATTGTTTGTACAGTTGCCTAATGGAACTGCTCCTCAGGATGGAGTGGTGAGTATGAGGAAGAGGGAAATAACTATAGATCTTAATGGAAGAAGTTATATAGAGGTTAGAAACCTTGCTGTTTTCGGCGGTGCTATCGAGTTAAAGACGAATTCTAATAATAATGTACTTTATGGAATTTCATCGTTTTATGGAAATCATACTCAAGGAATTTTTAGAGGTTTTAATGCAGGAAAACCGAGTGTCGAAGTAAATGGTACAAGAAATAGTATTGAAAAATGTGAAATTGCTTTTAGTGCTGCAACAGGAGTACGTTTAGGAGGTAGTTTTAATGAGTTAAAAAATAATTACATCCACGATTTTAATTATTTAGGATCTTATGATGCTCCTTTGGTGGCTAGAGGAGGTACTGATAATAAAATTTTGAGGAATACTATATTTAATGGTGGTAGAGATGGTATCAATTATAATGGAAATCGTTGTGAAATTGCTTATAATGATGTGTATAAAAGTAATTTGATAGCTGATGATTGTGGAACTTTTTACACGGTAGGAGGACCACAAAATACGGAAATACATCATAATTGGTTTCACGATACAGCATCCAGAGGTTCTAAGAGAAAAGCGGCTGGTATTTATTTAGATAATGATGCAGAAGCATTTTCTGTTCATCATAATGTAGTTTGGAATACAGAGTGGGCAGGTGTTCAGATTAATTGGGATGGGAAAGATATAGATGTTTTTAATAATACTTTTTATAATAATTCTGACGAAATGGGAGCCTGGCATAAAGAAGGAACTTCTTTTACCAATGTAAAGGTTTGGAATAATCTAGGGTTCAAAGGTGAATGGGAACCACAATCTGATAAGCAAAATAATTTGATTACCGATCCTTCTTCTTTTGAGAACCCTACTACAGGAAACTTTTATTTAGAAGATGGATCAAGTCCAATAGATCAAGGTCGTGTAATAACCGGGATTACAGATGGTTTTATTGGAGCAAATCCAGATGTTGGTGCTTATGAAAATGGAGGTGAAAGATGGGTAGCCGGAATTTTGTGGGATCCTGCGCTAGGACCAACAGGTTCGGGTTGTTATGGATTGCCAGGAGAAACTTGTGAATCTTGTACTACACCTTCTACGTGGTATGCCGATGTAGATAGTGATGGCCTTGGAGATTTAAATAATCCACAATCTGCTTGTACGCAACCATCAGGATATGTTATTAATGCTGATGATGCTTGTCCTGTAGATAATTTAAATACCTGTACAATAGTTCACGAATTACCTGGTGTTATTCAAGCAGAAGAATATACATTACAACAAGGTGTTCAAAGAGAAGATACTGCCGATACCGGAGGAGGTATGAATATAGGTTATATAGAAAATGAGGATTATACAGAATATCAAAGTTCTATAGAAGCCACAGGAACGTATACCATTTCTTTAAGAGTCGCTTCAGCCTCGCAAGGTGGTACGATTACTATTTTGAGTAATGGTACTTCTTTAGGAAATATTAATGTTACTAATACAGGTGGGTGGCAAACATGGCAAACAATTAATACAAGTATTAATCTTACTTCAGGAACGCAAAACATTCGATTGGTTTATAGTGGAGGCACAGGATTTTTATTCAATCTGAATAGTATAGAATTTTCATTGTCCACATTGTCTATTGATGATTTTAATAAAGATCAAGTAAATATTTACCCTAACCCAGTACAGAATTCACTTTTTATTAAGGGACTTAAAACCAATCAAGAATTTAGTATTATTGATATTACCGGAAGAGTAGTGAAACAATTTCATACTTCTGATAATCAGGAGGAAATTAATGTTTCGGAACTCATAAGAGGACTTTATTTACTAAGAGATAAAGCAACTAACTTCTCTTATAAGTTTGTAAAAAACTAA